Proteins from a genomic interval of Symmachiella macrocystis:
- the ruvC gene encoding crossover junction endodeoxyribonuclease RuvC, translated as MDGVPTHTIPQLGERYVGIDPGLHRTGYAVLERGRREPRLLEGGVISSTVENSLHKRVHELSVGLQEVLDEFQPGCMAIEQIFSTGKYPKPALLMAHARGAILLAAAERNMQVVHYTPTQIKRLLTGSGRASKEQMQHAIKNELRLEAIPEPNDVADASAVALCHYYSSRITNINALT; from the coding sequence ATGGATGGTGTTCCGACTCATACGATTCCGCAACTGGGCGAGCGGTATGTGGGGATTGATCCTGGACTGCATCGCACGGGTTATGCGGTGCTGGAACGTGGGCGTCGCGAACCCCGCTTGCTTGAAGGAGGGGTGATTTCCTCGACAGTCGAGAACTCGCTGCACAAACGCGTGCACGAGTTGAGTGTTGGCCTTCAAGAAGTGCTTGATGAGTTTCAGCCTGGTTGCATGGCGATCGAGCAGATTTTCTCCACCGGCAAATATCCCAAACCGGCGTTGTTGATGGCTCACGCGCGCGGTGCGATTTTATTGGCGGCCGCAGAGCGGAACATGCAGGTCGTGCACTACACGCCGACACAGATCAAACGTCTACTCACCGGCAGCGGACGGGCCTCGAAGGAACAGATGCAGCACGCCATCAAAAATGAGTTGCGTCTGGAGGCGATTCCCGAACCCAACGATGTGGCCGATGCCTCGGCTGTGGCGCTGTGCCATTACTACAGTAGCCGCATCACAAACATCAACGCACTGACGTGA
- the cysS gene encoding cysteine--tRNA ligase gives MTLRVYNTLTRQKEDFQTVVPGKVGMYLCGPTVYKPAHIGHMVGPVIFDTVKRYLTYVDYKVTFVINITDVDDKLIVRANENGTTVEALAKEMTQDYYDNLNTMGVESVDLFPHATEHIQEMLDIISSLIEKDAAYPLEGDVYFSVDADEDYGKLSRRNVQEMMAGTRVEANDRKRNPADFALWKKSKPGEPAWDSPWGPGRPGWHIECSAMSMKYLGETLDIHGGGLDLMFPHHENELAQSESCTGKPFARYWLHNGLMQASGAPGKVGGGHDRHGDATDQAAQEANKLAGSKGAASVKELFAVHQPETVRFFLLATHYRSPIDFGDERIAETGKGLDSFYRLFEAYERISGQSFYDIQAPSKRESTTPLKGGPPELFEELEHLRRRFLDAMDDDFNTGGAIGTLFEMRKAINGYINANKLADGGANEESIATLTTALTLLKELANLLGVFIKPLEKIGGGADDEFAAALMDLILDIRGEARETKNWGVADKIRDSLAALNVVVEDRPDGVQWSRS, from the coding sequence ATGACACTGCGCGTTTACAATACGTTGACTCGTCAAAAAGAAGATTTCCAAACCGTCGTGCCCGGCAAGGTGGGCATGTATTTGTGTGGGCCGACGGTCTATAAACCGGCGCACATCGGGCACATGGTCGGGCCGGTGATTTTCGACACAGTCAAACGCTATTTGACCTACGTCGATTACAAGGTCACCTTTGTGATCAACATCACCGACGTTGACGATAAGTTGATCGTGCGGGCGAATGAAAACGGCACGACCGTCGAAGCTCTCGCCAAAGAAATGACACAAGACTACTACGACAACCTGAATACGATGGGCGTCGAATCGGTCGATCTGTTTCCGCATGCGACGGAGCATATTCAGGAGATGTTGGACATCATCTCGAGCTTGATTGAAAAAGATGCTGCCTACCCGCTGGAAGGGGATGTCTATTTCTCGGTCGATGCGGATGAAGATTACGGCAAGCTCAGCCGCCGCAACGTCCAAGAAATGATGGCCGGCACCCGCGTCGAAGCCAACGATCGCAAACGCAATCCCGCCGACTTTGCCTTGTGGAAAAAATCGAAGCCGGGCGAACCCGCCTGGGACAGCCCCTGGGGACCGGGACGACCGGGGTGGCATATCGAATGCTCGGCGATGAGCATGAAATATTTGGGCGAAACGCTCGATATTCATGGTGGCGGCTTGGACTTGATGTTCCCGCACCACGAAAACGAATTGGCCCAATCGGAAAGTTGCACCGGAAAACCCTTTGCCCGTTATTGGCTGCACAACGGTCTGATGCAAGCCAGCGGTGCTCCGGGAAAGGTCGGCGGCGGACACGACCGGCACGGCGATGCCACCGATCAAGCAGCGCAAGAAGCCAACAAACTCGCCGGGTCCAAAGGGGCTGCTTCGGTGAAGGAATTGTTCGCCGTACACCAACCCGAAACGGTCCGCTTCTTTCTCTTGGCAACGCACTACCGCAGCCCGATTGATTTCGGCGATGAACGGATTGCCGAAACCGGCAAAGGTCTCGACAGTTTCTATCGGTTGTTTGAAGCCTACGAGCGAATCAGCGGACAAAGCTTCTACGACATCCAAGCTCCGTCGAAACGGGAATCGACCACGCCCCTGAAAGGGGGTCCCCCCGAGTTGTTCGAAGAACTTGAGCATCTGCGTCGCCGGTTTTTGGATGCGATGGATGATGATTTCAACACAGGCGGCGCCATCGGCACGTTGTTTGAAATGCGCAAAGCAATCAACGGCTATATCAATGCCAACAAACTGGCCGACGGCGGTGCGAATGAGGAGTCAATCGCCACACTGACCACAGCCTTGACCCTGCTCAAGGAATTGGCCAACCTGCTCGGCGTATTTATCAAACCGCTGGAAAAAATAGGTGGTGGCGCGGACGACGAATTCGCGGCCGCCTTAATGGACTTGATCCTCGACATCCGCGGCGAAGCACGTGAAACCAAAAACTGGGGTGTTGCTGACAAAATTCGCGACAGCTTGGCGGCACTGAACGTTGTTGTTGAGGACCGGCCGGACGGTGTGCAATGGAGTCGGTCGTAG
- the ispF gene encoding 2-C-methyl-D-erythritol 2,4-cyclodiphosphate synthase produces the protein MNPPDLRVGMGHDTHRLEMGRPLVLGGVSVEFDHGLAGHSDADVLLHAIIDALLGAAGMGDIGEEFPNTDAQFAGIDSAELLKRTWEKVRAERWQLMNLDCTIHAQQPKLAPHKPQIRRRLAELLGIDESIVNVKAKTGEHVGPIGRGESMDATAVVLLWRENS, from the coding sequence ATGAATCCGCCAGATCTCCGTGTGGGGATGGGTCACGATACGCACCGACTGGAAATGGGACGCCCATTGGTGCTCGGTGGTGTGTCGGTCGAATTCGATCACGGACTGGCCGGACACAGCGACGCCGATGTGTTACTGCACGCGATCATCGATGCCCTGCTGGGAGCAGCCGGTATGGGCGACATCGGCGAAGAATTTCCCAACACGGATGCCCAGTTTGCCGGAATTGATTCAGCGGAGTTATTAAAGCGGACCTGGGAAAAGGTCCGTGCCGAGCGTTGGCAACTCATGAACTTAGATTGCACGATTCACGCCCAACAACCTAAGCTCGCACCCCACAAACCACAAATCCGTCGACGTTTGGCCGAACTGTTGGGCATTGATGAATCGATCGTCAACGTGAAAGCCAAAACCGGCGAACACGTAGGGCCGATCGGCCGCGGCGAATCGATGGATGCGACGGCGGTGGTTTTGTTGTGGCGGGAGAATTCTTAG